GTTTGTGTTCCAGAATTATAGGCATTGCGTTCAGATTCTGGAATTTCGTTTGCTTTTGTATCTGCGTCTTCAAACGAGGTGAAAAAATCGATATCCAAACCAGTGGTGCTGGGCACTACTTCTGAAATTTTAGCATTGAGGTCGATGATGTAAAATCCATCTTGGTCGTCATCGCATATGATTATATCTGTAGCTTGATTGGTGTCTGGAGCTACTAAAACTTCAATCTGAAAAGGGTTTACGGTAGAGCAGCCCGAATTAATGGCTTCAATACGCGCATAGAGTGTTTCTACTTGATTGGTGTTGTTGTAAATAGGCGGTAGACGGTTAAAATCGTTATTGTTTTCTGCATCGGTTAGGTTGTCAAAGTAAGAAACAATAAAATCATCATTTCCGTCTGTAATGATATCGTCGAGAGAAGTAAGGTCTATATTCGCATACCCATCGTTGTCATCATCGCAATAAGGTAATGTAACATTATCGAACAGCAATATAGGGTTTACCAAGAGCGTGATTTCTGTTTCTTCAACACAACCACTGTCTGTATCTTCAATAGTTATGTACAATACTTGCGGACTTACAGCGGCATAGGACTGTGTCTTATCTAATGCATTATTGCCATTATTTCTATCTTCTTCGGTTTCATAAAAATTAACAGTTATTGGGTTAGGTAAATCGTTGGCTATATAATCTTCAACAGTGAATAAGTTAAAATCTAAAGTGTCTGTTGCATCGTCGTTATTGTCGCACAGAGCAAAATCACCTATATCTGTTCCGGTAAGTAATAAATTAGTATGTATTTCAAAATCGACTATAGTGGCACAACCGGTGTCGTTGTCTTCTATTCTTAAATACAAAGTGTCGAATCCGGGTTCGGTAATAGTATTGGTGAACTCATAATTTGTCTCGTCTGCAATAGGGTTAGTGTTCATCTGGGCATCGCCATAGGAGTTGTGAAACGTTGTTGTAACACCGGTTAAGCCTTCTAGAATGGGAGCAATAACGTCTGTTAGATTGAAGAAGGCATGGCCATCTAGGTCGCGATCACAGGCATCGAGATATTGGGTTTCCCTGTTGACTATTGGGCTAATCTCAATAATGACCTGTAAATCGGTGGTGTTCACACAACCTGTCGAAGTATCAACTACCCTAACGTAAACATCGTCCGTTGGAGTGTTGGTGTTTATATATGTATCTCCAGAGATTGGGTTATTGCCTGTATCGGCATCTAAAGAGGAGTAGTGATAGGTTACGAACAGATTGTTTTGGCCGTTAGTTATTTCATCTGTTTTTTCTGCCAAATTTATAATGGCATAACCATCTGGATTATCATCGGTGTCGCAGGTTTCAAGAGTTGTGGGAGCAACAATATTTGGAGGACTGTTTACAATTAAATTAAAGCTCGCATGAGCAAAGCATGGACTGTCTAAATCTTGAATCCTTACAAAAATTGGTTGAGGACTCATGGTGTTATTAATAGGAACAGTAATAGGGTTTGTGTTGTCTCTTGCTTCGGCTTCAGAATAATGGTAACTAAACTCGTAGTTTGAAAAGGGGATATTGGTTGTTATTTCGGTGTCCTTAGTTGAGAGGTCGAAGGTTTCAACGCCATCAGCGCTTGAATCATCGCATAGTAGATAGTCTGATATGGGTTCAATCGGTTCCTCTGTATTTAAAATTACCTCAATCTCATCTTCTTCAACACATGATGAACCATTTGCAGGAACCGAAACTTCCACCCGATATGAGCCGTTTTGTACCGCGGTATAACTTGCAGAATTAGCTCCAGCAATTAATGTACCATTTAAATACCAAGCATAAGATGCTAGCGGGTTTTCCAAATTAGCATTTAAGACCGCCGAACTGGCACAGGTTGAAATATCATCTCCTAGTTCCAAAACCCTAAAACTATCGCCTTCAATGAAAACGGCAGAATCAAAAGTGCTATCGGTTTGGTCTGCAATTATAAGTTTTATGTGGTAGGTAACGTTAGGTTGAATGTTGCCCGAAGCTGTCAATACCGTGGTACGGCCATTGTAATTGGTGTCACCTAGGTTATAGCCATCAAAATACTGGCTGTTTTGCGCTTCACAAATTCCGAATATTTCATTGTGAATAGTATTAGTGTTTACTGGTATAGTAGTGCTGGGTACTACGGCTATATTTTGGTAAGGATCGGTAGTGCCTGCTTCTTTTATAAGGAAAACAAAACCATCTGAAAATTGACAGGGGTATTCGCCAAAATATTCTTCTGAAGCAAAAAGGTAATTAAACTGAAACTGATTGGATATGGAAGTAAAATCAAATTCAATTGAGGTGGCATTCTGTGTATCGGTAACGCCTAATGCTGTTTCTAAATCGGGATCGGTACCCCAAGTGTCTGAACCCTCACTAAGTGTAGGGGTAAACGTCGAATTTCCACCAGATGAAGCAGCTCCCGTAGAAAGCATGATGCCTCGTTCAAAAGGGAAGTTGGAGCTTCCGCGTTCAAAAAAAGCATAACTTGACAATCCTATGGTGGCACCATTTACCGAAGAGCTGATGTTTGAAATATCCACACAGCCATCAACCAGATTGTTTTGAATTAGAGATTGTAAATCTACAGAGTCGTCTACCGAGATTTGCTGCGAGAATAATAGGCTATTGCCACAAATAAGTAAACATAAAATGAAATAAATAAATCTCATATAAAGTAGGTGGTTTCTGTTTGGTTTTATTTGGCCGAAATTCTTGCCCTAAAATTAGGCCAAAATTTTCTGGAAAAGTAAATTTTTTTTAGGCGAAATGCAAAATAAATCGATGAATTGTGTTTTCTCTGCTGTTTCGATAGGTACAATTTATTGTTGTAACGTAAAGTAGTTTTTAAATATTTTACCGTTCTGTTTAACTGAAAACTAATAATCATCGTTTAGCAACCTTTTCCTATTAGGTAAGCTATTCCAGTCTTCCCCATATGGTCTAACTCTTTGAAAAGGTTTACCGTATTGGTTTAAGATTTGTGTTTCGGTATTTGTTTGGCTTAAACATGTTACGCTTTTTTTAATGCTTTAACGTAAAATGATTTTTAAAAACCCTTCCGTCTTGAAGTTTTACAGAGAACCAATAGTCGTCACTTGGTAATTTTTTTCCACGGATTTGCCCATCCCATCCTTTGCCCAAAGGATTTATTTCTTTTAAAAGTTTACCGTAACGGTTGTAAATTTGGATTTTTGTATTGGGTTGAAAAAGTTCAGAGATGCCAAAAACCTGCCATGTGTCATTAATTCCATCGTTATTTGGAGTGAAAAACTTAGGGAACCCAATAACAGAAACCGTTTGGTTGACGACACCGCAATTGTTTTTTATGTCTTTAATATGGACGTTGTACACACCAGGGTAGAGGTTTTCAAACACCGGACTTTCTTGATAGGGGCGTATTATTATGTTTTTAGAATTAACCAAGGCAAACTCGTATGTGCCTTCGCCCGATACCATAACGTTAATAATATTGTTTTCTGATACATCCGTTATTTCAATTTCGTCTATTGTTGCAAGGTTTGAGGGTTCTACGGTAACCAATCTTTCATCTGAACAGTTTGCCTTATTGGTTACTACAACAGAATATGTTCCTGTTTCGTTTACCTCTATTTCATAACTGGTTTCGCCATTGTTCCATAAATAGGTATAATCATTTATATTTCCTTGGGTTAACCCAGCGTTGATTTTTATGGGATTAGGAAATTCATTAAGACAATAAAATGAAGTGTCTGTTTTATTGATATTTGGTAATTTTTCTACCGTTAATTGTATTTCGTTGATGCCATAACAAGCATTGTTGCTGTTAGTGTCTGCTCTGTAAAATAAAATATCGTTATAAGGTGTTTTGTTTTGATATTCACTAATCTTATTGATTTCTAATAAAGCATCGTCTCGCGTTTCGTAAAACGTTATATTAAAATCATTTATGGATACTCCTAAGTTATTTGCAATCTCTGTTTTGTATAGTTCTAGATTGAACACATTAATCCCATCAGGAGAATCTACCTCGTCACAAACCGGAGAAGCTTGGTATAAAGGAACTTGAGTGTTGCTAACATTCAGGCTTAGTGGTGCTGTGCTAAAGCACCCACTTAAAATATGTTCAACACGAGCATAAAGTATTTCGTTTGGAGCCGTATTTTGGTAAGAATCTACATTACTAATTGGGTCGACATTATTTAGAGCATCATCTTCAGATTTGTGAAGCGTAACAGAAAAATCTTCATTAATGGAAGGTGATATCATTTCATAAGCTTCCGTTAAATTAAAAGTCGTGATATCGATAGAGCCTAAATCATAATCACATTGGAACAAATCGGTATCAAATGCTTCAGGATAATCATAAAACTCTACTCTAGCTTCTCCTTGAGGAAGTCCACAATTCGTTATTTGAACTTCTCCAGGAGGCTCAATAACAACTTTGTAAATGCCTGTTTCTGTCACCTCGAGGTCAAAATCGGTTTCAGGTAAAACTACACGATCTTTGGTCCAAGTATATGTAGCACCTAAAATTTCATCAGCCACAAGCGTATAGGTTTCGCCTTCGCAAAGTGCAATAAAATTAGTGTCGCTTCCATTTTTTACAATATCTATTTGTTCGTTAAAAAACGAAGCGATGAAAGGGGGCAAGCCTTGTGTTGCATTATTAGTTCCTAAATCTACGGCATTATGTTGGTAATTGGCAGCTGTTCCAATGCTGTTTGGGTTGTTAATAACGCCTAGTTTGTTGATTCCTACATCGTATGTTTCACTTAATGAGCGGTATATTTTCCCATTTGGCCCTAATTGCAATGCACCACGGTAAAGGTTTTGATCATCTAAAACAACTTGAGAATCTGATATGTTAGGGGCATTTAAGTTATATTGAATTAGAAGGGATCTATGGTTTTGTGGATCATCGTTTTCATCTGGGTCACTTCTATTAAAGTAATCGTTTGATGAGGTTACATAAAGTAAATTACTATCAGGAGAAAACTCAAGACCATAGGGCTTGTCACTAGAACTGTCAATACTTAACGGTTGGGGGTTGCTTACAATTCCAGTTTGTGAATCGAAGTCAAATAAATACAGACCGGAAGTGTGAACACTGGCACAAGCTAATTTTAAACCGCTAGGAGATAACTTTAGGTAGCCTCTGGAATCTGTAAAGTTTACGTCTAGAGTAGTTTTAACAGGATTAGAGTTAACACCCGTGGGACCGATTTCGTAAGCATAAAATGTATTTAGATTAGGAGGGTTTCCGAAAAATCCGCTTTCTGATGATAACGTCACCACCCAAATAGAGCGTGTATCACAATCTTTAACAACAGCTGATATCTTTTCTGCACATTGTGGTAAAAGGTTGGTGTTTTTATTTTTTACAATACCTTTACCAGAGTCACCCGACATATCTACAACCGAATAATTTAAACCCGTATTGGTTTGGTTGGAGCCAACTGTAAAAATATAATAAATAGATGGGTCGTTAGGTTTGGGGACAACAATGGCCGATTGTGTGCTGGATTCATCACCAAGCAGGGCACTGCCGTTGGACATGATTTCATGTGATGCATTATAGACCGTTGTTCCGTCTGTGTAAAACAATAGCTCTCCGTTGGAGTTCGAGATGGATGCACAACCTTCGCGAGTAAAAAGCTCGCCATCGTTAAGTGTGGTTACGGTTCCGGTAAAAATATTGAAATTAATACCGGCGTTTTCTCCAAAGTACCAATTGGAAGCTTCGGCCTGACCAAAAGAATACATACTGGTTAAGGCTAAAAATATTAAAATTAGGGCTTTTTTTATCATCTTTTTCTTTAGCAAATGCTACCAAAGATATTATAAATCGCGCTTTTTTAATAATCTACACGATAAAAATACAAATATAGCAGTCCAACATAAAACGATTACGATTTCTAGAGGGGTAACCGAATAATTA
This genomic stretch from Flavobacteriaceae bacterium GSB9 harbors:
- a CDS encoding T9SS type B sorting domain-containing protein; this encodes MRFIYFILCLLICGNSLLFSQQISVDDSVDLQSLIQNNLVDGCVDISNISSSVNGATIGLSSYAFFERGSSNFPFERGIMLSTGAASSGGNSTFTPTLSEGSDTWGTDPDLETALGVTDTQNATSIEFDFTSISNQFQFNYLFASEEYFGEYPCQFSDGFVFLIKEAGTTDPYQNIAVVPSTTIPVNTNTIHNEIFGICEAQNSQYFDGYNLGDTNYNGRTTVLTASGNIQPNVTYHIKLIIADQTDSTFDSAVFIEGDSFRVLELGDDISTCASSAVLNANLENPLASYAWYLNGTLIAGANSASYTAVQNGSYRVEVSVPANGSSCVEEDEIEVILNTEEPIEPISDYLLCDDSSADGVETFDLSTKDTEITTNIPFSNYEFSYHYSEAEARDNTNPITVPINNTMSPQPIFVRIQDLDSPCFAHASFNLIVNSPPNIVAPTTLETCDTDDNPDGYAIINLAEKTDEITNGQNNLFVTYHYSSLDADTGNNPISGDTYINTNTPTDDVYVRVVDTSTGCVNTTDLQVIIEISPIVNRETQYLDACDRDLDGHAFFNLTDVIAPILEGLTGVTTTFHNSYGDAQMNTNPIADETNYEFTNTITEPGFDTLYLRIEDNDTGCATIVDFEIHTNLLLTGTDIGDFALCDNNDDATDTLDFNLFTVEDYIANDLPNPITVNFYETEEDRNNGNNALDKTQSYAAVSPQVLYITIEDTDSGCVEETEITLLVNPILLFDNVTLPYCDDDNDGYANIDLTSLDDIITDGNDDFIVSYFDNLTDAENNNDFNRLPPIYNNTNQVETLYARIEAINSGCSTVNPFQIEVLVAPDTNQATDIIICDDDQDGFYIIDLNAKISEVVPSTTGLDIDFFTSFEDADTKANEIPESERNAYNSGTQTIYVRIEDTVSGTGCYAIEPFEIIVNTVPQIPSISNYQICEDDNDRTAEFLLSEKDAEILNGQTGKEVYYFEDENDALIGDLGNALNKNSLYQNTSSPQTIYVRVENITDASCFDTSSFTLQVSPDPIYNPISPYLICDDDSNDGKNEFNLAEKAQEIQSGSPDNLNISFHLSYALAESNTNPLPSTYTNATNPQIIYARIESDDSLCYVIEELGINIIAAPNVLVGEPSLSACSPDYNETATFDLTFYNLDTQTADFEILDRVKSNLSVDYFENETDINPNDGLDNTNAITDPANFNSEAKTVYIKIANILTGCFTIAPLQLNVNVPPTTNTIGTIEICDNASSTYDLSLVNNMIVDTPSEFTISYHNNQTDAETNTSPIGNIYNYTSNSHTIYARVVNPSTGCFITSAFILQINQNPIANTPPDLIDCNDDYDEFLVFDLTQNNGIILGSQNPSNFNVTFYQTAGNAENGNNQLNNLYQATDNETIYVRVQNIATGCYNTTQFNTRINPKPIIPINDIVPLCNDSHLVISAETGFAGDTYLWSTGATTPEIIIGPNDIGDYNVTVTRPNITSNDCSHTHNFSVIESDSAIINFTQTVDFADPNSITVDVSGVGNYVYILDDGEPQTSNVFEDVSFGPHWVTVRDLNGCLDVSREVFVVDIPKFFTPNNDGAYDTWHIVGANQLPGTLVYIYNRYGKLLKTLPHTSAGWDGTFNGHNMPSDDYWFVANIVQDGESFDIKGHFALKR
- a CDS encoding T9SS type B sorting domain-containing protein, which encodes MIKKALILIFLALTSMYSFGQAEASNWYFGENAGINFNIFTGTVTTLNDGELFTREGCASISNSNGELLFYTDGTTVYNASHEIMSNGSALLGDESSTQSAIVVPKPNDPSIYYIFTVGSNQTNTGLNYSVVDMSGDSGKGIVKNKNTNLLPQCAEKISAVVKDCDTRSIWVVTLSSESGFFGNPPNLNTFYAYEIGPTGVNSNPVKTTLDVNFTDSRGYLKLSPSGLKLACASVHTSGLYLFDFDSQTGIVSNPQPLSIDSSSDKPYGLEFSPDSNLLYVTSSNDYFNRSDPDENDDPQNHRSLLIQYNLNAPNISDSQVVLDDQNLYRGALQLGPNGKIYRSLSETYDVGINKLGVINNPNSIGTAANYQHNAVDLGTNNATQGLPPFIASFFNEQIDIVKNGSDTNFIALCEGETYTLVADEILGATYTWTKDRVVLPETDFDLEVTETGIYKVVIEPPGEVQITNCGLPQGEARVEFYDYPEAFDTDLFQCDYDLGSIDITTFNLTEAYEMISPSINEDFSVTLHKSEDDALNNVDPISNVDSYQNTAPNEILYARVEHILSGCFSTAPLSLNVSNTQVPLYQASPVCDEVDSPDGINVFNLELYKTEIANNLGVSINDFNITFYETRDDALLEINKISEYQNKTPYNDILFYRADTNSNNACYGINEIQLTVEKLPNINKTDTSFYCLNEFPNPIKINAGLTQGNINDYTYLWNNGETSYEIEVNETGTYSVVVTNKANCSDERLVTVEPSNLATIDEIEITDVSENNIINVMVSGEGTYEFALVNSKNIIIRPYQESPVFENLYPGVYNVHIKDIKNNCGVVNQTVSVIGFPKFFTPNNDGINDTWQVFGISELFQPNTKIQIYNRYGKLLKEINPLGKGWDGQIRGKKLPSDDYWFSVKLQDGRVFKNHFTLKH